The following proteins are co-located in the Oncorhynchus clarkii lewisi isolate Uvic-CL-2024 chromosome 30, UVic_Ocla_1.0, whole genome shotgun sequence genome:
- the LOC139390147 gene encoding natterin-3-like — protein sequence MKLFVLVVVSLLHLGLSCAQDAGSPPGSLQDIVRKSSPRQKVSLLNPVLEGKVPPLSSNGPIQGPKNPPEFEDQQKSAPFMFGDNVNLQWLSWNGSLPTAAMGIYNGYTERTDYICKYNCEAGFYTPSKGPYCQYPYGEREYKASEFEILANRDNFEFVEWKEDSYGSLPKHSVRTCSGVGIYVGKNKYGLGKVVPQFEAFFLPWEGDEYWYKSYQVLAINRDAYTQHISHVKYGIDEVEMFHYPPETMRLSGVTNNECQTVVKTVTISKTSEVESTWNIGRTTMLGITAGITAKIPLIGSAGVEFSGEKTLQFNRGTTMVEALSHSVSVELKVPPNHSCSVRMEGRKITADIPFTARLSRTYRNGETQWTSISGVYDGIQIGEIRAVVDRCEPVVDSKPCP from the exons ATGAAGCTGTTCGTCTTGGTGGTCGTTTCCCTGCTGCACCTGGGGCTGTCCTGTGCCCAGGATGCAGGCTCCCCTCCAGGCAGCCTGCAGGACATAGTGAGGAAGAGCTCACCGAGACAGAAGG TGTCCCTGTTAAACCCAGTGCTGGAAGGAAAGGTCCCCCCACTGTCCAGTAATGGTCCTATCCAGGGTCCAAAGAACCCGCCTGAGTTTGAGGACCAACAAAAGTCTGCTCCATTCATGTTCGGGGACAATGTCAACCTGCAGTGGCTGAGCTGGAATGGTTCTCTCCCCACAGCAGCTATGGGCATCTACAACGGGTACACCGAACGCACCGACTACATCTGCAAATACAACTGCGAAGCCGGCTTCTACACTCCTAGCAAGGGCCCGTACTGCCAATACCCCTACGGTGAGAGAGAGTACAAAGCCTCAGAGTTTGAGATCCTGGCCAACAGAGACAACTTTGAGTTTGTTGAGTGGAAGGAGGACTCATACGGCTCGTTGCCCAAACACTCAGTTAGAACGTGCTCTGGAGTGGGCATCTACGTTGGGAAGAACAAGTATGGCTTGGGGAAGGTGGTCCCTCAGTTCGAGGCTTTCTTCTTGCCCTGGGAGGGCGATGAGTACTGGTACAAGAGCTACCAGGTCCTGGCCATCAACAGAGATGCCTACACCCAGCATATCTCCCATGTCAAGTATGGCATTGATGAGGTGGAAATGTTCCACTACCCCCCTGAGACCATGCGCCTCTCCGGCGTCACCAACAACGAGTGCCAGACGGTGGTGAAGACGGTGACCATCTCCAAGACGTCGGAGGTGGAGAGCACCTGGAACATCGGACGCACCACCATGCTGGGCATCACCGCCGGCATCACCGCCAAGATCCCCCTGATCGGCTCCGCAGGGGTTGAGTTCAGTGGGGAGAAGACCCTGCAGTTCAACAGGGGCACCACCATGGTGGAAGCCCTCAGCCACTCTGTGTCTGTGGAGCTCAAGGTGCCACCCAACCACTCCTGTAGCGTGCGCATGGAGGGACGTAAGATCACAGCAGACATCCCCTTCACAGCCAGGCTGAGCCGTACATACCGCAACGGAGAGACCCAGTGGACCTCCATCTCTGGGGTGTATGATGGCATTCAGATTGGCGAGATCCGGGCCGTGGTGGACCGCTGTGAGCCTGTCGTAGACTCCAAACCCTGTCCTTAA